TTCTTAAGTTTTTCAGCTCCTCTCAAAAGAACATCTGGTTTTTCGATATCCCCCCAACTTGAGCCACTTAAACCTTTTTTTAGATTGATTCCTATAGGCGTTTCAGTGGTAATTACAGGACCAATATCTAGCCCCAAACTTGCAACACAACCATCAGCAACTTGTAAATGTCTTTTCTTTAAATCAGATTCTAAGCCAGCATCTAATAGTAAACCTACTTTTTGTTGTCTTACTGGTTTTAGAAAAACTTCTCCAGCGGCAAAAAGATTTAAACTATATCCTTCTACATATTGGATACAAGTATCTGGCCAATATAAAGATCCACCATTCATAACATTGGGATGAGTTATTAAACATTCACTAGCAGAAGCCAATAATCTTGCAGCAGGGATTGCATCCCCTGCGTATCCACCGACATTGCACCCTATGCCAGTAGGAATAATTAACAATGTTGGCAAAGGTTCAACCTTAGTCATAAAGAAATTAAGTCAATTCAATTCAGTATTATTAACTTTTCCCTTATCTTGATTAATAATCAAAACAACTTCGAGCGATATTATTTGAATTTTTTTTTCCGAATGAGTAGTCACGGAAGTAATGGCCCACCTAAGTGGTTCTCCATATTCGATTAGCCTAGATAGAATATAATTTTTTAAATCAAAAATACTTAATTCAGAAGGCCAATCAAGGTCTAATTCTATAAATTCAAGATTCACTTTATTAATTTAATTACTGATACTTTAAAGATTTGTCAAGTTAGAGACAGATAAGAAACTACGCTGCAGCGCCACCTACAACTTCTAAAATTTCTTGCGTAATTGCGGCTTGTCTAGCCTTGTTATAGTCAATAGTAAGATTTTTAGCTAATTCCTTAGCATTATCACTAGCGTTATTCATTGCAGTCATTCTACTTGCCAACTCTGAAGCAGCAGACTCCTGTAATGCACGTAGTAATTGATTCTGTAAATAAAGAGGTAAAAGAGCATTCAAAAGTTGATCAGGACTTTGTTCAAAAACAATATCCGATGGTAATTTGGGCTCTTCATTTGAAGGAGCAGAATCTTTCTCAATAATTAGTTGGCTGTCTTTTGTAGTTAATCTAAAAATTTCATCTTCTGAATCTGCTATTCCTTGAGGATCTAAAGGTAAAAGAGTTTGTATTGTTGGATTACAACTAACCAAGCTTACAAACTTGGTAAAAATTACCTCTACTCGATCAGTACTCTCAGAAATAAATTCTGCTAATACTTCACTAGTAATGGAGCTGGCATCTTCTGCAGTCGGAACTTGTTCTAATTCTTTAAAAGTAGCTCTTATATTATAAAGACTAGATCTATTCTCGAAATATCCTATCGCTTTCTTACCAATTAAAACTAGATCGGGATTATATCCCTGACCTTTTAATTCAGCGTAGCGTTTCTCTGTTCGTTTAATAATATTTGCGTTGTAGCCCCCACATAATCCTCTATCTCCAGTCACAGCTAAGAGAGTAATTGTCTTAACTTCACGTTTATTGAGCAGAGGAGAGTCTGCAGCTTCAAACTGCATTCTTGATTGTATATTTTCTAACACCCTTGCCAATCGATCAGCAAAAGGTCTACTTCGTAGGACCTGATCCTGTGCTCTCCTAACTTTTGCAGCAGCGACGAGTCTCATCGCTTCTGTGATTTTCCTGGTGTTTTTGACAGATACAATTCTGTCTCTTATGTCCTTGAGGTTAGCCATAGGTGATTGTCTCTCTTAGATAGCCTTTGTATTCAAGCCGCAAGCATGGAGGATTTAACCTCGTTTATAGCGTCTTTAAGTATTGATTCGGATTCTTCACTTAAGACTTTTTCAGAGAGAACATTCTTAATGAAATCAGCCTTATTCGTTTTTAGATAATCACGCAATTCACGAGCAAACTTTGTCACTTCCTCCTCAGGCACCTCATCAATCAATCCTTTCACACCTGCATAAACAATAGCTACTTGTTCAGCTAAATTTAGAGGGTCAAATTGAGGTTGTTTAAGGAGTTCTCTTAGCCTCTTTCCTCTACCTAACTGCTTTTGAGTAGCCTCATCAAGATCTGAAGCAAATTGAGAGAATGCCGCAAGTTCATCAAACTGAGCTAGTTCAAGTTTTAAAGTACCTGCAATTTTCTTGATAGCTTTTGTTTGCGCAGCTCCTCCTACTCGACTAACTGATATACCAACGTTAATAGCAGGTCTTAAACCAGAGTTGAATAAATCTGAACTCAAGAAGATCTGACCATCAGTAATTGAAATAACGTTGGTTGGAATATAAGCAGAAACGTCACCAGCCTGGGTTTCAATAATAGGTAGGGAGGTCATTGATCCTGCACCCATCGCGTCAGAAAGTTTTGCAGCCCTTTCAAGTAAACGACTATGGCAATAAAAAACATCTCCTGGATATGCTTCACGACCAGGTAGACGACGTAAAAGCAATGACATTTGCCTATAAGCCTGCGCTTGCTTTGTTAAGTCGTCATAAATAACTAGTGTCGCCTTACCTTGATACATAAAGTGCTCAGCAATTGCTGCCCCTGTGTAAGGAGCTAAATATTGCAAGGCTGCAGCTTCAGATGCCCCTGCATTAACAATAATCGTGTAATCCAAAGCTCCTTTTTCTTTGAGAACTTCAACTACATTTGCAACTGATGCTTGTTTTTGACCAACCGCTACATAAACACAAACAACATCTTGACCTTTTTGGTTGATGATTGTATCGATTGCTATTGCAGTTTTACCTGTTTGACGATCTCCAATAATCAACTCTCTCTGCCCTCTTCCAATAGGGATCATCGCATCAATAGATGTGATGCCCGTTTGCATAGGCTCATGAACTGACTTTCTTTTAATAATTCCAGGAGCTATTGACTCAATTAATCTTGAGTCAGTTGTAGCCATCTCTCCTTTTCCATCAATTTGCTGTCCAAGAGGATTAACAACTCTTCCCAGCATTGCCTCACCAACTGGGACTGAAGCAATCTTTCCAGTTGCTTTAACTGTGCTGCCCTCTTGTACTCCTAAAGCTTCACCCATCAAAACAACACCAACATTGTCATCCTCAAGGTTTAGAGCAATTCCTTCTGTTCCATCTTCAAATTCAACTAGTTCACCTGCCATAACCTTTTCAAGGCCATAAACTCTTGCGATACCATCACCAATTTGTAAAACAGTACCTACATTGCTCACAGAAACTGATTTATCGTAATCAGCAATCTGCTGTTTAAGGATTGAACTGATCTCGTCGGGACGTATAGAAACCATGGGATTAACTTAAGTTGGGGAAGAGGAAAAGAAGAAAGAAGAGGAAGAAAGTCAGTAGAGAATTAGCTGACTTTGGCCAAAGCAAGACCAAGTCGCCTAACTTGCCCTGCGATGCTGGCATCAATGACCTTTGATCCAACATTGACCACAAAGCCACCTAGCAATTCAGAGTCGACTTTGAGATCGATTTCTAAATTATCTGTACCAGCTATAGATTGTACTTTCTTGAGTAGCTCAGATTGTTGATCTTCATTTAAAGCCGAAGCTGAAGTAATTGTTGCTAAAGCAATATTTCTTTGTTCTCGATAGATTTCCAATAATCTTTCAAGAACAGAATTCAACAATCCTATTCTCTGTCGATCTGCCAAAAGTTTTAGAAGGTTTAAGAAAGAGGGAGTAACCTGACTAGAGAAAAGCTTTTCTAAAGCTGCTTTCTTCTGATTAACCTCTAAAACTGGCGATGCCATAGCATCACTAAATTCAGGGCAAGTATTCCAAAGTTCTAAAATAGATTTAGCTTGAGTTACTACTTCATCCACTTCGTTTCTGCTCTCAGCAACTTGAAGAAACGCTTCAGCATATGGAGTAGTAATAGTATTAAGTAGTGGCATTAGTTGTCTCCAATATTTCTAATTGACTGTTTAAGAAAATTATCTTGAGTATTTGAATCTAACTTTTTAGGAAGCATTGCTAATGCTTTTTCAATAGCAAGTTCTGCAGCCTCTTTTCTTAATTGAGAAGTGACTCTTGCAGCTTCAGCATTTAAGTCAGATGCAGCGCCTTGTTTAATTCTTGCCATTTCCTCAACAGTTCTTTTTTCACTCTCTAGACGAATTGCTTCTGCTCTAGCTTTGCAATCATTTCTGATTTTGTCTGCTTTTTGCTTGGCCGAGGCAAGCTCGTCTTTTGCTTGTGAAAGAGAATCTTGTGCTTGAGCTAAACGCTCTTCTGCTTCTTTCAAGTCAGAAAGGATTGTAGTTCTTCGTCTTTCAAGAATTTTTCCTAAAAAGCCTGGCAAGAACTTATAGAGACCAAAAACAACAACAGCTAAGTTGATAATGTTGGTCTCAAAAATATTTAAATTTAGGCCAAAGCCTTCGGAAGCGAAAATTAAAGAAGTCATTTTTTTGCCAAGAGTCTGTCAATAATCAAATCACCAAGATTGTCAGCCTCGCTTTTAAGTTGATTAAGAGCTTCATCTCTTTGTGAATCAATCTCACGCCTAGCTTTCTCTCTTGATGCATTTGCCTCTGAAGTAGCAAGAGCAAGAGCTTCTTTATAAAGATTCTCAGAATCCTGCTCTGCCTCAAGAATGACTTTCTGAGCTTCAAGACGAGCTTCTTTGAGCTGATCTTTAAGCTCAGTCTCTAGTCGTTCAACCTCAGAGATTTTTTTCTTTGCTTCTGCCCGACTTGTATTTACATAATCCTCTCTTTCTTCAACTACCCGTCCTACAGGTTTGAAGAAAAGAGCATTAAGTATGAAAGTAAGTAATACAACCTGAACCGCCATCAGCGGAAGTGTTGCATCGAAATCAAACAGACCTCCCTCAGAGGCACCAAACAAAAACAAAGTTGGCATTAGCTAGGGGTGCAAGAATTTAAGCGAGCCGCATAACGGCAATTGAAATTTGCTAAAGAATTTTCAAATGTTTGGGCTGAAAGTTAATCAAATTAATTGATTTACTCAATCAGCCCATTTTTGAAATATTCAACCAGCAAAAGGGTTAGCAAAGAGAAGAACCAATGCAACCACAAGACCATAAATGGTGAGTGATTCCATGAATGCGAAAGAAAGAAGCAAAGTACCTCTGATTTTTCCCTCAGCTTCTGGTTGACGGGCTATACCCTCTACTGCGCCTTGTGCAGCACTACCCTGACCGATACCAGGGCCTATTGCGCCAAGGCCTACAGCTAACCCAGCTGCAACAACTGATGCGGCGGTGGTAATGGAATCCATAATTCAGCTAAAGATGTGTAGCGCTTTTAACGCTTAAGAGTTGTGACCGGGAGTTTATACCTGCGAGGGGGGCATCTCATAGTTCTTGAGATGATACTGAAAGAATTTCAGACCTCAAAGCAAGTAATTTGCCATTGAAAAGTTATTTCAGTAGCAAAAAATCATGATTAATGATGCTCTTCAACTGCTTCCCCGATGTAATAAGCAGCAAGAGTTGCAAAAATCAGAGCTTGAATAGCACTAGTAAACAAGCCTAGAAACATAACTGGAACTGGAAGAACAAGGGGTACTAGGAAAACAAGTACCGCTACAACAAGTTCATCTGCCAAAATGTTTCCAAATAAACGGAAAGAGAGAGATAAAGGCTTTGTAAAATCTTCTACAATTTTGAATGGGAGCATTATTGGCGTTGGGTGAACGTAGTACTCGAAGTAACGCAAACCCTTATTGCTCAAACCCGCATAGAAATATGAAAGAGATACCAGTAGTGCTAGAGCAACAGTTGTATTTATGTCAGCTGTTGGAGCCCCAAGTTCACCACTTGGGAGTTCGATCAGCTTCCAGGGAACTAGTGCTCCGCCCCAATTGCTCACGAAAATGAACAAAAAGAGGGTTCCGATGAAAGGCATCCAATCTCTATAAACCTTCTCACCAATTTGTGTTCTTGCTAGATCACGTATGTAATCCCAAAGAAATTCCAAAAGGTTCTGAACACCCTTTGGATCACGTTCCATTTTTTTAGTACCAATGACAACTAAGGCAAGCAAAGCGCCTATTAGAAGCCATGAAGTCATAAAGACTTGGCCGTGAATTCTAAAATTTCCAATTTGCCAATAGAGATGTTGACCCACCTCTAACTCAGCCAAAGGAAAAACAAATGGCAAAAAACCCATTTATCTGGAAGTTAGGTTGCGTAGAAAATAAAAGCCAAACAAACAAAACTTAAAAATTAGATTTCTAAATAAGCCTTTACGGCATAGACAGAAATTGAATAATTAACGCTGGTTTATAAAGCAAAAATCCTAATAAAGCCGGAATCAAATCAATTTGATGAAATCTAGAAGACACCAAAACCAAAAGGACCGGAACTAACAACTGGACTTTACCGACAATTTTTGATGAAGTACCTAATCTTCCAACTCCGCGAGCAAGCAAGCGAAAATAAAAAATCCCTGATAAAGCACCAATAAAAAGGCTTGCACTAGCATTGATTCCCCAAAAGAAACCCGCTATGCCAACAGAAAAAATAGTCAATAAAAATGCCAGACGGAATACTCGAAATTGCAGTTCAAGGTATTCGTCTGATTTGACTCCGGAAGATGAATCCGCCGAATCAATATCCAGAAGAGGATCAAGACTTGAGCAATTTTCAACAATCTCAGATGTCACAAAAATTCCTCATATTGGAGATCCTTAGTGCTATTGAGAAGTTGTTTTGCAAACAAGACACCTAAGCTCTCTGCAAAGGCCCGGGGAATCTATCACGAGACTTGCATCAAAACAAAAAAAATTTTTTTTAGTAAATTTATAAAGTTTGTAAATTTACTAATAAGTTAAAAATATTTTAAGAAAAATTTTATCTCTCAAAAACAAATCAATAGATAATGTTTTCAAAAATTTAATGGTAATAATATACAATTAAATAATTAATAATAGATCTATTTTTTAATTTCTACCGAAAACTAACAACTAAATTTAACTTATAAATAAAGTTCTTGGATTTTGTTCAAATCAATAAAAAAGTAAATTCATTAATTTCAAAAGACTTGGCAAATTGGCAATTAGGAGGCTCAATGGAATATAAGCAAAAGATTCTTTGAATAATATTTCTAACAAAAAATTTCCAACTATGCACCATGGGAAAAATGATCAGGAATCAAAAAATTACTTGAGTAATTTAATAAACAACAAGGTACTTCCATTGCCTTGGCCTTTTTGGCCCAAAGAAGGACGTTTGATAATTGGATTAATTGCATTTTGGAGCATATCAG
The sequence above is drawn from the Prochlorococcus marinus str. MIT 1013 genome and encodes:
- the atpA gene encoding F0F1 ATP synthase subunit alpha gives rise to the protein MVSIRPDEISSILKQQIADYDKSVSVSNVGTVLQIGDGIARVYGLEKVMAGELVEFEDGTEGIALNLEDDNVGVVLMGEALGVQEGSTVKATGKIASVPVGEAMLGRVVNPLGQQIDGKGEMATTDSRLIESIAPGIIKRKSVHEPMQTGITSIDAMIPIGRGQRELIIGDRQTGKTAIAIDTIINQKGQDVVCVYVAVGQKQASVANVVEVLKEKGALDYTIIVNAGASEAAALQYLAPYTGAAIAEHFMYQGKATLVIYDDLTKQAQAYRQMSLLLRRLPGREAYPGDVFYCHSRLLERAAKLSDAMGAGSMTSLPIIETQAGDVSAYIPTNVISITDGQIFLSSDLFNSGLRPAINVGISVSRVGGAAQTKAIKKIAGTLKLELAQFDELAAFSQFASDLDEATQKQLGRGKRLRELLKQPQFDPLNLAEQVAIVYAGVKGLIDEVPEEEVTKFARELRDYLKTNKADFIKNVLSEKVLSEESESILKDAINEVKSSMLAA
- a CDS encoding F0F1 ATP synthase subunit gamma, whose translation is MANLKDIRDRIVSVKNTRKITEAMRLVAAAKVRRAQDQVLRSRPFADRLARVLENIQSRMQFEAADSPLLNKREVKTITLLAVTGDRGLCGGYNANIIKRTEKRYAELKGQGYNPDLVLIGKKAIGYFENRSSLYNIRATFKELEQVPTAEDASSITSEVLAEFISESTDRVEVIFTKFVSLVSCNPTIQTLLPLDPQGIADSEDEIFRLTTKDSQLIIEKDSAPSNEEPKLPSDIVFEQSPDQLLNALLPLYLQNQLLRALQESAASELASRMTAMNNASDNAKELAKNLTIDYNKARQAAITQEILEVVGGAAA
- a CDS encoding ATP synthase subunit I, producing the protein MTSEIVENCSSLDPLLDIDSADSSSGVKSDEYLELQFRVFRLAFLLTIFSVGIAGFFWGINASASLFIGALSGIFYFRLLARGVGRLGTSSKIVGKVQLLVPVLLVLVSSRFHQIDLIPALLGFLLYKPALIIQFLSMP
- the atpB gene encoding F0F1 ATP synthase subunit A, translated to MGFLPFVFPLAELEVGQHLYWQIGNFRIHGQVFMTSWLLIGALLALVVIGTKKMERDPKGVQNLLEFLWDYIRDLARTQIGEKVYRDWMPFIGTLFLFIFVSNWGGALVPWKLIELPSGELGAPTADINTTVALALLVSLSYFYAGLSNKGLRYFEYYVHPTPIMLPFKIVEDFTKPLSLSFRLFGNILADELVVAVLVFLVPLVLPVPVMFLGLFTSAIQALIFATLAAYYIGEAVEEHH
- the atpH gene encoding ATP synthase F1 subunit delta, translated to MPLLNTITTPYAEAFLQVAESRNEVDEVVTQAKSILELWNTCPEFSDAMASPVLEVNQKKAALEKLFSSQVTPSFLNLLKLLADRQRIGLLNSVLERLLEIYREQRNIALATITSASALNEDQQSELLKKVQSIAGTDNLEIDLKVDSELLGGFVVNVGSKVIDASIAGQVRRLGLALAKVS
- a CDS encoding F0F1 ATP synthase subunit B': MPTLFLFGASEGGLFDFDATLPLMAVQVVLLTFILNALFFKPVGRVVEEREDYVNTSRAEAKKKISEVERLETELKDQLKEARLEAQKVILEAEQDSENLYKEALALATSEANASREKARREIDSQRDEALNQLKSEADNLGDLIIDRLLAKK
- a CDS encoding F0F1 ATP synthase subunit B, with translation MTSLIFASEGFGLNLNIFETNIINLAVVVFGLYKFLPGFLGKILERRRTTILSDLKEAEERLAQAQDSLSQAKDELASAKQKADKIRNDCKARAEAIRLESEKRTVEEMARIKQGAASDLNAEAARVTSQLRKEAAELAIEKALAMLPKKLDSNTQDNFLKQSIRNIGDN
- the atpE gene encoding ATP synthase F0 subunit C, yielding MDSITTAASVVAAGLAVGLGAIGPGIGQGSAAQGAVEGIARQPEAEGKIRGTLLLSFAFMESLTIYGLVVALVLLFANPFAG